A window of Coffea eugenioides isolate CCC68of unplaced genomic scaffold, Ceug_1.0 ScVebR1_972;HRSCAF=1744, whole genome shotgun sequence contains these coding sequences:
- the LOC113759173 gene encoding uncharacterized protein LOC113759173, protein MVEAGEIVIRKREAQGPNVNRNPLPEHANIIGVILDDTEYVEPVKELTREAEVFGVTDQPFVIELPFEEDEKPFVLDLTPAESEALEPVIIEFPKQEPVLSLQQVPWNYDEPTVQIGERSIAKKEVSVVTRSGKIASPFEATIPIQANNSEPPAKPTITEKEALDFLKRFQRSEYNVIEKLSKSPAQISMLDLLFSSDVHRDALIEVLTKAQIPRDISVDNFSHVVGSVLFTKQITFSGEELPAEGIGHNKALYIVVRCNGKMLPKVLIDNGSALNICPWSTLEKLGLQDIELRPSGTVVRGFDGAQREPIGEVDLSGEVRVCIDYRDLNKASPKDDFPLPNIHILLDNTAGHEIETFCDCFAGYHQILMAEEDREKTAFITPWGTFCYRVMPFGLKNAGATYQRTMTTLFHDMIHREMEVYVDDIIIKSKRAEDHLVDLKKLFERLRKYNLKLNPAKCAFGAPAGKLLGFIVSKKGIEIDPAKIKAIRDMPVPKTQKDVKSFLGKINFIGRFIGQLTATCEPLFKLLRKNVPLYWNEECQQAFDKIKDYLLHPPVLVPPKPGRPLIMYLSVLDGAVGCVLGQHDESGRKEQAIYYLSKKFTQYEANYSFIEKSCCALAWATQKLRHYLLSHTTYLISRSDPLKYLLEKPMLTGRLAKWQIILSEFDIVFTSQKAVKGQVIADHLAENPRDDDYQPLRTYFPDERVLFVSAADDISEQSPEWRLFFDGASNSLGVGIGAVLVSPEGKHYPAAAKLQFACTNNMAEYEACIFGLKMALEMEIKELIAFSDSDLLVNQTLKQWITKDSKILPYHCSLLTLAKQFQNLEFRHLPRARNAFADALATLASMIQYPDELKIEPIQVQLQDKPAHCWVANESFDNVPWYSDLKEFLKTGFYPLHAGTKDKNFLRRMASKFFLNGEVLYKRTSDLNLLRCIDEDEAQYMMKEVHSGVCGPHMNGHLLAKKIMRTGYFWLTMEHDCIDFVRRCIKCQMHGDIIRAPPTELHSMTAPWPCSMWGMDVIGTIDPPASNGHRFILVAIEYFTKWVEAESFKHVTKKVVANFLRDHIICRFGVPETLITDNAKNLNNDMVDGLCEQFKIKHRNSAIYRPQMNGAVEAANKNLKKIIRKMTEKHRDWHEKLPYALMAYRTSIRTSTGATPYSLMYGMEAVLPAEVEIPSLRILMETKLEEADWIKQRHEQLTLIDEKRFNAICHGQCYQKRVARAYNKKVHRRAFEEGDKVLKRILSMQDEAKGKFAPNWQGPFIIQKVLPGGALILAEMDGRVFPQPINSDMCKKFFI, encoded by the exons atggttgaagccggggagatTGTAATCCGGAAAAGGGAGGCGCAAGGGCCGAACGTAAATAGGAACCCTTTACCGGAACATGCCAATATCATTGGGGTTATTCTGGATGATACGGAGTATGTGGAACCGGTCAAAGAATTGACAAGGGAAgctgaagtgtttggggtcacagaccaaccTTTTGTCATAGAACTGCCATTTGAAGAGGACGAAAAGCCCTTTGTTTTGGATCTCACGCCAGCGGAGAGTGAGGCTTTGGAGCCAGTAATTATTGAATTCCCGAAGCAGGAGCCTGTCCTGAGCCTGCAACAAGTACCATGGAATTATGATGAACCTACTGTACAGATTGGGGAAAGGTCAATTGCAAAGAAGGAAGTATCAGTGGTCACAAGATCGGGGAAAATTGCAAGCCCGTTTGAAGCAACCATTCCGATTCAAGCAAATAATTCCGAGCCACCCGCCAAACCAACAATCACTGAGAAGGAAgccttggattttcttaaaaggTTCCAGAGAAGTGAATACAATGTGATTGAGAAGCTAAGCAAGTCACCTGCCCAGATATCCATGTTGGATTTACTTTTTTCTTCAGATGTGCATAGGGATGCGTTGATCGAGGTATTGactaaagctcaaatccctaggGACATTTCTGTTGATAATTTTTCGCACGTGGTTGGGAGTGTGTTATTCACCAAGCAAATTACTTTTTCTGGCGAGGAATTGCCggcggaaggcattggacataacaaggccctGTATATAGTTGTTAGGTGCAATGGAAAAATGCTGCCGAAGGTGTTGATTGACAATGGATCTGCgcttaatatctgtccttggagcACCTTGGAGAAGCTGGGATTGCAAGACATCgagctgaggccttcagggaccgtagttcgaggttttgatggagcacaaAGAGAGCCAATAGGAGAAGTGGATTTA agtgGAGAGGTAAGAGTTTGTATTGACTATAGAGACCTCaataaagccagtcctaaagatgacttccctctaccaaacattcacattctcttagacaatacggccggacatgagattgaaaccttttgcgattgttttgctggctaccaccaaattttgatggcagaagaggatagggagaaaacggctttcattaccccttggggtaccttttgctaccgagtcatgcctttcggtttaaagaatgctggagcaacatatcagaggaccatgacaaccctatttcatgatatgatccaccgggagatggaggtctacgtggatgatattataatcaagtctaaaaggGCAGAGgaccatttggttgatttgaagaagTTATTCGAAAGATTGcggaagtacaatttgaagttaaatcctgcgaaatgcgcctttggagcacctgcgggtaagctgttgggattcattgttagcaagaagggcatagaaatagatccggcgaaaatcaaagcaattcgagatatgccagtgccaaaaactcagaaggacgtgaaaagcttcttaggGAAGATTAATTTTATTGGGAGGTTCATCGGCCAACTAACTGCCACAtgcgagccgttgttcaaattattgagaaagaatgtgccgttgtattggaatgaggagtgtcaacaggctttcgacaagattaaagattatttgttgcATCCACCAGTCTTAGTGCCGCCCAAACCGGGCCGACCTTTGATTATGTATTTATCTGTACTCGATGGagcagtagggtgtgttctGGGTCAGCACGATGAATCCGGAAGGAAAGAacaagccatttactatctaagcaagaagttcacgcagtacgaggctaattattcattcattgagaaaagctgctgtGCGTTGGCCTGGGCAACCCAGAAGTTGAGACACTATCTATTGAGTCATACCACGTATCTTATTTCCCGgtctgatcctttgaagtatcttttggagaagccgatgctGACTGGGCGTTTGGCGAAGTGGCAAATAATTCTCTCAGAattcgatattgttttcacctcacaaaaggcggtcaaggggcaagttatagctgatcatttggcggaaaatccaagggatgatgattatcaaccaCTCCGTACTTATTTCCCCGACGAAAGGGTCCTATTTGTAAGCGCTGCAGATGATATAAGTGAACAAAgtcctgaatggaggcttttcttcgatggagcttcgaattctctcggagttggaattggagctgttttggtgtcacccgaagggaagcactaccctgccgctgccaaGTTGCAATTCGCTTGCACGAATAatatggctgaatatgaagcctgcatttttggtctcaaaatggctttggaaatggaaatcaaGGAGTTGATAGCTTTTAGTGATTCAGATTTGCTTGTGAACCAAACTTTgaagcagtggataaccaaagattcaaaaattctaccctaccattgtagtctgctcactctggccaagcagtttcaaaatttggagttcagacatctcccgcgagcccgaaatgcatttgctgatgctttggccactttAGCTTCCATGATCCAGTATCCAGATGAATTAAAGATCGAACCAATCCAAGTTCAACTTCAAGACAAGCCTGCCCACTGCTGGGTTGCAAATGAGTCTTTTGACAATGTTCCTTGGTATAGTGATCTTAAGGAGTTTCTTAAAACTGGGTTTTACCCTCTGCATGCTGgtacaaaagacaagaattttctgcgtagaatggcttccAAATTCTTCTTAAATGGAGAAGTGTTATACAAAAGAACCtcagatttgaaccttttaaggtgcattgatgaagatgaagctcaatatatgatgaaagaagtgcatagtggcgtttgtggacctcacatgaatggccatttgctagcaaagaaaatcatgagaaccggatacttctggcttactatggagcatgattgtatagattttgtccggagatgtataaaatgccaaatgcacggtgaTATTATACGCGCTCCGCCCACTGAGTTGCATAGCATGACCGCCCCgtggccctgttcaatgtggggtatggacgtgattggtacaatcgatcctcccgcttcaaatggacatcgatttatattggtggcgatcgagtactttaccaagtgggttgaagcggagtcattcaaacatgtcacgaagaaggtagtggccaatttcctgagagatcacatcatctgtcgtttcggagtacccgaaacgcttatcacggacaatgccaagaatctgaacaatgacatggtagatggactatgtgagcagttcaaaatcaaacaccgcaattctgccatttataggcctcagatgaatggagctgtagaagccgcaaataagaatttgaagaagattatccgcaaaatgacagaaaagcatcgcgattggcatgaaaagttgccttatgcattaATGGCGTATCGGACTTCTATCCGGACATCAACTGGGGCAACGCCGTATTCactcatgtatggaatggaagctgtGTTACCAGCTGAGGTTGAAATTCCTTCGTTGCGAATCCTTATGGAGACTAAATTGGAGGAGGCCGATTGGATCAAGCAGCGTcatgagcaattgactttgataGATGAAAAAcgattcaatgctatctgtcatggtcagtgctatcaaaaacgtgtggcccgagcttacaacaaaaaagtccatcggcgggcatttgaagaaggtgataaggtactgaagcgaattttgtcaatgcaagatgaagctaaaggcaagttcgctccaaattggcaagggccgttcattatccaaaaggtattacctggcggagctcttattttggcggaaatggatggacgggttttccctcaacccatcaactcagatatgtgcaaaaagtttttcatttga